The sequence below is a genomic window from Humulus lupulus chromosome 3, drHumLupu1.1, whole genome shotgun sequence.
ttggtacatgggatcccaaaaatagtgttTACAAGGCAATTGCAACCCTTAAAAGTAAATACAATTGAAGctagcctaagtggcaaaatacaattttggctctAATCCCTCTcaatccctcggccatggcggtcgagcagctgccgatgtacacactgccccaaagccctccaactcacggctggtccagcttccctttcccttacctgcaccacatagcacctgtgagccaagacttagcaagaaaacttaattcacatGCATAAATGAACAACATTACATATGCAGTCAACTCAAACCGATCAAGTGAATAATTACAGAACACAAGCAACTAGCTAGACAATAATAAATAGTTTAATCCAACATGTAACTCAAACTCAGCTTTCAGTACAGTTAGTTAagtgtcgacgcccttaggccgagcccttaaGTTATTTAGCTGACCTCGACTCACTTAGGCTGGGCTCCATTCCGCACGCTTAACACCAGCCTCGACTCCCTTAGGCCAGACTTTTAGATCAAATATAACAGATAAATAGATTGCAAGATAGGCAATAAAAAACAACACGAACAaacatgcctatccagatattcttAGACACAGATACATTTACAATctcacatatattcatttacagggGGGTTTCAGCCCATtcacaacccgggtgcagttttcttatgtagagtccaagaactttacttagttagttagatagtagtagtaatagtaataactagtagtagttatagtatgtttattactgtggattttggttcaagccgggacttagttaaAAACtcttagcaatagttatggattttataagtttaacctatagtttaagaatattaattataacataaggtttgattaatattgctggttattaatatgataattattataacctaaggtttagatagagccaataagaatatgacacttgtcatgagcatagttattcctaaggtttagatagagccaataagaatatgacacttgtcatgagcatagttattcctaaggtttagatagagccaataggattatgacacttgtcatatgcatgattattaaggaattattattttaatgataaaataagggaaatataagacttagtcttcactagaatctgttaggagcatgacatttgtcataattttatttatttgtggattaggttgtatttagataattaaatagaattatggtaactttagggtactgtaacttccgacctatttttgacccagttatgttatgaatttcgaaaaatagtatttctagaaagttgttaataattgaattagatttctaATGGTATAGAGATGGtttaaatcggagtcctacaactccagttatattgattttactgtaggtgagtttagagttacgagatttagggagttagaagttaggattctatttgtttttattatttttgtttttaaaaatgaaGCTTTGACTcattaaacctctctctgaacaatttgaccaagtcctaagcctttgactaaagaatattaaaatattttcaattaaattcattatttttattcaaagccaaaaagaagatttttatttctagaactctataaatgggacctagcaccaagccttttcattcattcttcaagcattgatcagagccttccaggtgctagtgagactatagagtgataaacacttgggttggggttataagctttatcattctaagcttattagacacttgagaagtaaggttcatagtgtgtatttcggttttgaggtgtagttcgatcatagctttttcaaaggtattcctattcttagttccttttctgtattgtttcattagttcttatagtttttctctactcaaatcctaactcagtattctttattcttgattaggcatctaagttctttgaacttgaggttctcgttggtaagtatcttctcgatggtttagttcattcctcttcatctctttcttttagaatactcacctttctattaatggtttttaggagtgttccaaaatcccaaccttgttctcatcatcccagtattttggtaaagaaaataggatagttcttgtgtgatatgtgctatgtttatgtaagatgttatgattatgctatagtatgattttatgtgtatgatatatgtatgtttggggcttatagttgttatatagcaaaccttATCACATTtgtgttttggggcttatagttgctatatagcaaaccccaatagttatatgtttttggggcttatagttgcttgactagcaaacctcattgtagtctgaggcttatagttgcttagttagcaaaccctaatagttaccatgtacatgggttagaattatgatatatgtgttatagtatatgatagatgttcatagtttatgtgtatgattatgtttcatgcttgtagtagattttccttgctaggcattaggctcattcatttatgttttatatgtgcaggaaaatagttatggcgacgggaagattcttggcagcttgggaatgtgtattgagggagaatgaaatcggtggactgcgcgaacgattcgaggatgaagttgtttaagtcttttaaattatgatttttatgtatttccgcacttaatattgtaaccattttatttaagatttaagttatgctctattttattttcaaaacaatgggatcccatatcctactatgaattttatgtattttaactttttatagttttaaataatttatggttatttcatatatatatatatattcttaagattagtgtctgtgtacagtagttattaatggtccaaagtctagaatagttgggtcgttacatcttaCCTCAAATTCTGAGCTGAAGATGTAGagcagtcccgagcacgatcctcaatcctgagccttaacggtaaccctaatCACATAGagacaatggataactattaaaacCTAAACCCATTAAATTCCTTAAGAATAACGTAccagccttcgggacctcgaattctactaaaccaagtagtagaacccttcccgaacACTTAGGTTTAAGTTCTCGAGCCCAAAAACCTAAtttggctaaggctgcctaggcgggccgcgacttggccctaaAGGTCGCGGTGCGCCTCCAAGTTAGAGGCGCTAGCCCCTAAACACCTAGGGACATGCGCTAGGACTTTCCCCATAGGGTCGCGGCACGCCTACGAAACAAAAAACCCCTAAGGCTTCTGAGGTCACGCGGGCTGTGGTgctcaagaacaaggtcgcggcgcGACCCTGGGAACCCAGAAATCATGGggcttttcctgcattttctccCAACAAAATTCAGTGAAAATTTATTGTAACCTTGAACTAAAACCAgaattgagtctaggactcttaacaaCACACCCTAGGCATTATAATTACCCAAAAACCAACCACAATTTTCACCCTAACTCAACAATTAAAGCAACatcaaaacccagccaaaaccttTCTTAATAGTAAAAATTTAAAAAAGAATCAAGACTTAGACCTTACCTTGATGGTGATTCCGACCCTAAGCTTATCCTCCAATGATCCTAGCTCCAATTCTTCAGTCCCCAAGCTTCAACCTCTTAGATTTCCAAGCTAGCTCTCCAAAACTCCAAAGGCTTCCCCaaagcacaagagagggagagagaatcgtatgaagggagagagagagagagttgaaaggTGTTTTCTGGTGGATTCATGAGGTTTCCTAAGCTTATCCCTCacacaaatgaccaaaataccctcaaccTTATTCTTAGCCTCCTATTGCCCTTAAGGGCAAACCCGTCCTTttaccacatttcccgctaattctcAAGTGGTCCTATAAGCTCTAATCACCATATaattacccattactcaataaatctcaaatatacattaaatttcccaaaatacccctaggttcaccccgagccaggtattagaccctgttgtgactattctgctaatccgctcacttaGATCACCTCGAGccgaatactacaaatatatcctcataataatgtgatctcaatcatttacatacatataatcacatttatgccatcaacgggccaaaatcacaaatatgccctatTAACAAGAACAGACCCACATGcaaatttaatacacataaacatgcatatatatatattcatattatcatataaatcatatatgCCACGTAGTcatacatttaatcaattaatttcacacatatatccaattaggtcctccaggcacactaattaagacactaagccttattagcatctTCAAGACGTTACACAATCCAATCTAGATCCCATCGCTGCATGAACTGCAACTTGTAAAAAGACAAATGGAAAGTCCATTATTCAAACTAAAAAGCTATAGTCTATAATGCATAAAACAATTTGATTGTAAAAGTAAATTTAAACAGGTTTCATTTCATTGAGTAAATCACATGCTTGTACCAAGTATACATTTTACCCACTGGGTTTATGTCTAGTGGAAAGGCTTCACCCCAAACATAGTACATagaaacaaattaaaacacataCGTAGACATCAACTTTTAAGTTTTTTGTATTCTTGGCGAAGAGCACAAGCCTCAAATTTGACTAAGCAGAGAATCGAAAGCAGGAAAGCAATCATTATTTTAAATGAATAGAAAAACACAAAGCATAGCTTAGATTAACATCTGATTATCATCCATCACTATgaagtatttatatatatatatatatatttatatacatggaTCATAAATCAAGAAAATTGGACGAGAACCCATTTACAAGGGGGAAGACTCTAATCCATGTTTTCGATTTGTAAATTTGTGaggaaataaattattatatttataaagaGAAGAGCACACTTTAATAACTCAGTTTTAAAAATAGACAACTACATATTTTACAGTAGTGTGCAAACTTTGAGCTTAGAATGTCCTGTAACAAGAGTTGCTTCTTTTTAGAAGCGTCAAAactaatgcatataaatatatgtatatataatcgTAGGTCCCTTATCAAAATCTATAACATTTCCAAAACTAGCATATTTATATTTGGAGCTTCTTGAATATGTATTGCCAAGTTATACCATAAGTTGCTAATCAATCATTCATCTACACATGTTTAATGATTTTGGAGGGAGTTttgttcctttatttttttatttttttatatgaagGCATTCTAGGAATTGCAGCATGAATTTCAATAAATTCTCAGAATTAAAGCAAACTGATGATGAAATAACGTCAACtcctaaaattgaattaaaagaaATTGTACCTTAAATTATAGTCCCTCATGTAAATAAACCAATTAGTAGCACTTAAACTAAGGATAATCTGCCatattttaaccaaaggactgAACAGGGGCAACTCAGATGACAGAATGATCTTCCCAACTTCTATTAGGAATGTTTCATAAACCAATAGCCGCTGGATCTCTCTTTCTCCATCTACAAAGCAATTCCTGTGAGATTTATTACAAAGTGTGGGTGACTGAGAACACCAAGGATATATACCATAAGAACTTGAATAGAGAGCTCTAAAATTAGGGAAGTTATTAGATTAAATCCAAATTCCATAGAATGTATGAGAGAAAGAGATTTTGTATTTTATGTGAGCATGTTTTGGAATTTAGGAATCCGTGGACAGAGAACTACATAAATATCTTAAAGGGAAATGAAAAGAAAAGTTTAAAAGAGATAAATTTGGGAActatttttctctttgtttagTGTTGGTAAGTTTAATGTTTTCCTATTTGCTTGAAAACCTATATATGTTAAACATATGAAGAGGCAAAACAGAGATTcagagaagaaggaaaaaaaaacaggAAAATGGAGAAAAAGATAATAGTGAGAAAGGAGATTtaggaaaaacaaaacaaaattacataaaaaagtTCTAAATACACGATCCCATACGTTAATTCTTGCTTTTGATTGATCTAATATGAAGCTCAAAGCAAGGATTATATGCCCATAATATCTTATCAAACTAATCAAACAAAAAATCCGTATAAGAGTGAACAAACTCaaatataaacaaatatttttttgttgAAAAGATCTACACAATCTCCTCAAAAATCATACAAAATGGCAAAAAGAAAACCCAAACATCAGTTGTTAAAAATTTTGGGTACTAAACTATTGTCTAAAATAAAATACTTAAAAGTCATACCTAAAAGATAAAATACAAGAATAACTTATGTCAAGCTTCAATCTTGATGATGATTCATAATGAAGACTATAATCAATGACGAAGAAGAAATTTATTAAGCTTGTAAGGAAAGAGGCACGCTGATGATATCGCATTTAGAGAAGATGTAAATCTGAAAAATAATTTTGTTGTTTCTAAAGTCATTCATTATATTAATTAGTGTTTTAGGACTCCAACGCactattgtaccaaaaaatttaAAGCCTCggctttttagttaattttttttgcaaaatcCCTTTTTTTATTAATGTAGTCAATAACGTTTTTTTTTGGAAAGTTTGAAAAGTGTCCAAATTAAATGTGTTGAAACGCTGGGTTTCATTTAGGGTTTAGGGCCTATAGTGACACCTTAAAGTTGTTAGGATTTGTATAAAATTAATTGTTGGTGTTGGGTCCATATAGTGATAGCTTTTAACTGTCGAGAATGGTCCAAAATTAACTATCAGCTTTGGGGTGAACAACGATAATTTTTAATTGTTGGAATTGGTCTAAAATTAACTTTCGGCCTAgagggaaggagagagagagtaggcgtttctagagagagaatgagagaaagaagaagaagaagaagaaagaagagaggACCGAGTCTCTCTATAGATAAGGACTATCTTGGTTTGGTTGATTCTTGAGTTTAGATCCTCTCCATGATTTCTAAGTATTTGATTTTCTCTTCTCATGTTCTTGTGGTGTTCTAAAATCCCTACGATTTGAGCAAGGTGGTGACCATAGTTGGTTCTTGAGTTCTCTCAATGAAGGTATTGGATTCCTCCCTCAACCTTGTGTTGATTTTGTTTTCTTGGGGAGGTTAAGGATTTATGAATTGTAATAATATGttgttttgttttccttttattttgttgGTGGTATGTTATTTTGATCATGCATGAATGGTTTTGTGGTTTAATGCATGAAGGGATTTGGATTTGATTTGCAAAGTATGATGATTGATGATATTTTATGTTTGTGTATATGTGAGTTTCGGCCTATGCATGTCTAGGGATcctttatattttgatatttttattgtgtttttatgttGGATCCATGTTCTAGGACCCTACATAATTTTTGGTATAATAAATAATTTGGACTCTTGTTATTGAATCCATAAAACTTGATGAATATGTTtatgagattatgtatcaataGGTTATTGTATGCATGAATgatgatagaaacatgctaggatgcatgtgaatgtaaatgagaattttattttatatttacgtTTAATTCATGAGGGTTTTGGCTAAAAGGGTGTAATGCATGATGAGTTGATTGATTTTGTGTCTCTCATGCATATTAGGAACATGCTAgggtgtgacgccccacgtcactatggctactttctggaatgacgactggccctacaaaccaagacaagtctttccagcgtgctttgtcctcactcgcacacttcctgggaaaacttcccaggaggtcacccatccctagattactccaggccaagcacgcttaaccatggagttctcaagtgatgggctaccgaaaagaagatgcaccttcctgatataagtagtacccatcaatccatttaagccctcttcaactgtgtagtcccatacctacacagtcttagaatcattacacttgaccttccccaggcggtgtgggattgcacagcttacccggtctttccccttacggatcacgggattttgactgtcacaatcaccccccttacaggctcgacgtccccgtcggccacacttccggctgggtcaaggctctgataccattatgtgacgccccacgtcactatggctattttctggaatgacgactgaccctacaaaccaagacaagtctttccagcgtgctttgtcctcactcgcacacttcctgggaaaacttcccaggaggtcacccatccctagattactccaggccaagcacgcttaaccatggagttctcaagtgatgggctaccgaaaagaagatgcaccttcctgatataggtaatacccatcaatccatttaagccctcttcaactgtgtagtcccatacctacacagtcttagaatcattacacttgaccttccccaggcggtgtgggattgcacagcttacccggtctttccccttacggatcatgggattttgactgtcacatagggtttgtgaattaattttatagatttaaaCATGTATGGTAATGATGTAAATTTTTGTGAAGCATGGTGTAAAAGATGGATTTTTTATTTGATAAGCTTCCTGATGTTGGTGTTTAAATGGTTtagaatatgatgaaaataatgtttttgcatgcttaaataattttgcaagtgccatgatgtttttaagaaattaaatggaacttcaatatatattaaaatgatatttttttactcaaataaatacctacagatttttatatatttttagaaaacatatgaggttttaaattaaatatggtGATTTTTGAGAGTGTATATGGTTGCTTGAATTTTCAGTAAAATATTggaaagtattttttttaatgaaaggaaaatttgtgtgtttgtgaaataatataaccttaagttatgtcaatattaaaaattatattttcaaatgtaaccatgagtgttcattttaatagatatgatttttctttattttaatcaagaaaaatgttgagattaattcacttgtgatttttaaataaattaaatagtggctgaaaatttagtttaataatttaaaaataattattggattatcacttatgaatttattttacttaaaattaagtcttaaaataatacaaataaaatgtatttttctcACACCTAAAAATTACAATTTTCTCACATcaagtttgtaattttattaatttaaattaaattgttacGTTCTAAAGAAACATGCTAATTATAAttatttcacataatttctagcctttattatttttatgtaacttaaaagtaaataatggaattattatatttttaaatggctaaataaattattttatgaaataaaaataatttttttagagcTTTAATCAACTTAatgattttaaagagataaataatggtaataaaagtatgttactaaatccttgttttcaaaacaatagaaataaacgcgtaggaattatcgtttttaacgtcactttttaaaaCGTtcacacgtatgcatgtcgcatgcaaatgcacttttacattaaaaaatatgtctattattcaacaatatgattttgatttaaaaaccatgcatgtaacatatgtataatttgcattattcttttggtgatttcatgtgtaattatgcctatttggaaattatgagtagttttcaccatatgtgcatggcccatgcacacatgggatatatgagttgggcacaaaaaagtcttatgtgatgctaaagaatgttatttgattatggtataggctcgttatgaagtttgtcaattttactttgcttgaacctgAGGTAAGGTAGTTAgatataattttgtttattt
It includes:
- the LOC133823493 gene encoding uncharacterized protein LOC133823493, with product MRYHQRASFLTSLINFFFVIDYSLHYESSSRLKLDISYSCILSFRNCFVDGEREIQRLLVYETFLIEVGKIILSSELPLFSPLVKIWQIILSLSATNWFIYMRDYNLR